In Gigantopelta aegis isolate Gae_Host chromosome 14, Gae_host_genome, whole genome shotgun sequence, the following proteins share a genomic window:
- the LOC121388015 gene encoding uncharacterized protein LOC121388015, producing MALPFMPASHIRPISRQLKQKAPDGKLSDLYVYMERQWMANSIFKVASVFNQTTRTNNHVEGWHHRINIKAGEQQLGIYKLIPCLYQEATLLPVQSKLMQERKTGRHFRTSVCRSQQELFHNWTQYKDGDMSPAELLNACAQLNGPTRSEGSSQQ from the exons ATGGCACTGCCATTCATGCCGGCGTCACACATCCGACCCATATCCCGGCAGCTGAAACAGAAGGCTCCTGATGGAAAGCTCAGCGACCTGTATGTGTATATGGAGCGACAGTGGATGGCGAATAGCATCTTTAAAGTAGCTTCTGTGTTCAACCAGACCACAAGAACAAACAACCATGTCGAAG GTTGGCACCACAGAATAAATATCAAAGCTGGCGAGCAGCAGCTCGGTATTTACAAGTTGATACCCTGCCTGTATCAAGAGGCAACACTACTGCCAGTCCAGTCCAAGTTGATGCAGGAGAGGAAGACTGGACGTCATTTCCGGACATCTGTATGCAGAAGCCAGCAGGAGCTCTTCCACAACTGGACACAATATAAAGATGGTGACATGAGTCCTGCTGAGCTTCTGAACGCTTGCGCCCAATTAAATGGACCTACGCGTTCTGAAGGGTCCAGCCAGCAGTGA